One Drosophila subobscura isolate 14011-0131.10 chromosome U, UCBerk_Dsub_1.0, whole genome shotgun sequence DNA window includes the following coding sequences:
- the LOC117900822 gene encoding WW domain-binding protein 4: MTEFWKSNERKYCDFCKCWLSDNKASIAFHEDGKRHKLNVAKRITDISRSSEKSERERLKMDADIRKMEEAAMKSYAQDIHGRADMTARSINTVMSAVAASGSSGSRGGANAPGRGRQVDPMRLEGYSDEEEDNRRVTVSKVGAEPVVPDASLWVEGKSDEGHTYYWNVKTNESVWKPPKEGYLSYEEYERINQLAIDQQEISQEKESLRFRANADEEVARVNRERLKAFRKPETAKEKKQKEEKRLEFKTEEEAATKEIGQWQTVEVKAPEEPIDWELPQTDYYVPPPVVSTNSEPEPPVKRFREKTISGLDGEAAASVPSTFKKRKFANKGNARKRLDD, encoded by the exons AT GACGGAATTCTGGAAATCAAACGAGCGCAAGTACTGCGACTTCTGCAAGTGCTGGCTGAGCGACAACAAAGCG AGCATCGCATTCCACGAGGATGGCAAGCGACACAAGCTAAATGTGGCCAAGCGGATCACGGACATAAGCCGCAGCAGCGAAAAGTCAGAACGGGAACGCCTGAAGATGGATGCGGACATACGCAAGATGGAGGAGGCGGCCATGAAGTCATATGCCCAGGATATACACGGCCGAGCGGACATGACAGCGCGCTCCATCAACACTGTGATGAGTGCGGTGGCTGCCTCGGGCAGTAGTGGATCCCGCGGTGGAGCAAACGCCCCGGGAAGGGGCAGGCAGGTAGATCCCATGCGTTTGGAGGGCTACTctgacgaggaggaggataaTCGACGCGTGACAGTGAGCAAGGTGGGTGCGGAGCCCGTTGTGCCCGATGCCTCGCTATGGGTAGAGGGAAAGTCGGATGAGGGTCACACCTACTACTGGAACGTGAAGACGAACGAGTCCGTGTGGAAGCCACCCAAGGAAGGATACCTATCCTACGAGGAGTATGAACGCATCAATCAGCTGGCCATCGACCAGCAAGAAATATCCCAGGAGAAGGAATCGCTACGGTTTCGAGCCAATGCCGATGAAGAAGTGGCCCGCGTTAACCGAGAGCGCCTGAAGGCCTTCCGAAAACCAGAGACTGCCAAGgagaagaagcaaaaggaggAGAAAAGGCTGGAGTTCAAGACTGAAGAGGAGGCGGCCACCAAGGAGATTGGCCAATGGCAGACAGTGGAAGTCAA aGCCCCCGAAGAGCCCATCGACTGGGAGCTGCCCCAGACCGACTACTATGTACCTCCTCCTGTGGTGTCCACGAACAGCGAGCCCGAACCACCGGTTAAGCGCTTTAGGGAGAAGACCATTTCCGGCCTGGACGGTGAGGCCGCAGCCAGTGTACCTTCAACATTCAAAAAACGCAAATTCGCCAACAAGGGCAACGCGCGAAAGCGTTTAGATGACTAA
- the LOC117900823 gene encoding probable serine hydrolase, with translation MAQARLATTTSLTSSALGLAATSKTNGVVEELLGADSWEEFEIDVPWGTVAGKWWGSRNRQPIIALHGWQDNCGSFDRLCPLLPADSAVLAIDLPGHGKSTHYPQGMQYFIFWDGICLIRRIVRKYNWKNVTLLGHSLGGALTFMYAASFPEEVAKLINIDIAGPTVRGIQRIAEGTGKALDKFLDYESLPESKQPCYSYDEMIKLVLDAYDGSVDEASVKILMQRGMRHNPTKDGYLFARDLRLKVSLLGMFTAEQTLAYARQIRCKVLNIRGTPGMKFETPQVYADVIATLKEHAAHVVYVEVPGTHHLHLVTPERVASHINHFLRDQ, from the exons ATGGCACAAGCACGactggcaacaacaacgtcACTGACATCGTCGGCTCTGGGGCTGGCGGCGACGTCAAAGACAA ATGGCGTCGTGGAGGAACTGCTGGGCGCGGACAGCTGGGAGGAGTTCGAAATCGATGTACCGTGGGGCACTGTGGCAG GCAAGTGGTGGGGCTCGCGCAATAGACAGCCCATAATCGCTCTGCATGGCTGGCAGGACAATTGCGGAAGCTTCGACAGGCTGTGCCCCCTGCTGCCGGCTGACAGCGCTGTGCTGGCCATCGATTTGCCCGGCCACGGCAAGTCGACGCACTATCCCCAGGGCATGCAGTACTTCATTTTCTGGGATGGCATCTGCCTCATCCGCCGCATCGTGCGCAAGTACAACTGGAAGAATGTCACCCTGCTGGGCCACTCACTGGGCGGAGCGCTGACGTTCATGTACGCCGCCAGCTTCCCCGAGGAGGTGGCCAAGCTGATCAACATTGACATTGCCGGGCCGACGGTGCGCGGCATCCAGCGGATTGCCGAGGGCACCGGCAAGGCGCTGGACAAATTCCTCGACTATGAGTCGTTGCCGGAGAGCAAGCAGCCCTGCTACTCGTACGACGAGATGATCAAACTGGTGCTGGACGCCTATGATGGCTCCGTCGACGAGGCCTCGGTGAAGATCCTGATGCAGCGGGGCATGCGCCACAATCCCACCAAGGATGGTTATCTCTTTGCGCGAGATCTGCGGCTCAAGGTGAGCCTGCTGGGCATGTTCACCGCGGAGCAGACACTGGCCTATGCCAGGCAGATACGCTGCAAGGTGCTCAACATACGCGGCACGCCCGGCATGAAGTTCGAGACGCCCCAGGTCTATGCGGATGTGATAGCCACCCTCAAAGAGCACGCTGCCCATGTGGTCTATGTGGAAGTACCTGGCACCCATCACCTGCATCTGGTCACGCCGGAGCGTGTCGCATCGCACATAAACCATTTCCTGCGCGACCAGTAG
- the LOC117900826 gene encoding uncharacterized protein LOC117900826, protein MDLIKEINEKYMALESEIDQKLEKVQAEELKLERENEKLAKISIHPPPPKVLSYEEALLRNTNTLKSLELAKARLRSRITYSPVEKLLQQALVNYRKELESLQATNEEANEAEEEQNLYELVMQNVFEASGKGSGKKQTSQCADN, encoded by the exons ATGGACCTTATAAAGGAAATTAATGAGAAATATATGGCACTGGAGTCGGAAATCGATCAGAAACTGGAGAAAGT CCAGGcggaggagctgaagctggagcgcGAGAACGAGAAGCTGGCCAAGATATCGATACATCCGCCGCCACCCAAGGTGCTGTCCTACGAAGAGGCGCTGCTAaggaacacaaacacacttaaG TCGCTGGAACTGGCCAAGGCTCGTCTGCGGTCACGCATTACCTACTCGCCGGTGGagaaactgctgcagcaggcgctaGTAAACTACAGAAAGGAGCTGGAGTCACTGCAGGCAACGAATGAAGAGGCCAAcgaggcagaggaggagcaaaaCCTATACGAGCTGGTCATGCAGAATGTATTCGAGGCCAGCGGCAAAGGAAGCGGCAAGAAGCAGACGTCACAATGTGCTGACAACTGA